The genomic region GCCGCCGCGCCGTACCCCCTTCAGGTGGAGGGACCGATGGACGCGGGCGGCCGCGCCGACCAGATCGCCGAGATGGCCGAACTCCGCGAGGGGCTGGCCGACGCCGGCGTCGAGGTCGACATCGTCGCCGACGAGTGGTGTAACACCTTCGAGGACGTGCAGGCGTTCGTCGACGCGGGCGCGGCCGACCTGGTCCAGGTGAAGACGCCTGACCTCGGCGGCGTCCAGCGCTCGGCCGAGGCGGTCCTGTACTGCGACGGCACGGACACCCGCGCCTACGTCGGCGGAACCTGCAACGAGACCGTGACTTCGGCGCGGGCCTGCGCCCACGTCGCGCTGGCGACCGACGCCGCACAAGTGCTTGCGAAACCGGGCATGGGCTTCGACGAGGGGTTCATGGTCGTCACGAACGAGATGCGGCGGGCGCTTGCACGCCGGGAGGCCACACGGGAGGTGCCGGCCGATGACTGACTGGACCGACCCCGACGCCGTAGACCTCTCGGACGGCGAGACGTTCGACGCCCTGCTCGACCGCGCCGAGACCAGGGAGAAGGGCCACTTCTTCGAGTTCTTCGCGGAGGGCGACGAACTCGTCCACGACCCCGGCCTGCGCCTCTCCCAGCACGGCAGCGAGCAGTGGATGGGCCAGACGCTCAACCACGACCCGGCGTACTGGCGGGCCGACGCGGCTCGCGAGCGCGACTACGAGGACGTGCCAGTCCACCCCGATTACCTGCTCGCCTGCGTCATGGGCATCACCGTCGAGGACCTCTCGGAGAAGGGCGGCTACTTCCTCGGGCGCGACGACGTACAGTTCCACCGCCCGGCGACCCCGGGAACGCTGCTGGCCGTCACCTCGACCGTCGTCGACACGCGGACCTCCTCGTCACGGCCGAAGTACGGCATCGTGACGTGGGAGACGGAGGGCCGCGACCGCGAGACGGGCGAGACGCTGGTGACCTACCGGCGGACGAACATGATTCCGCGCCGGGAGCCCGCGGCGACCGACGGCGGCGCGGTCGGCGAGCAGGACGCGGGCGGTCCGACGCTCCCCGACACGCTACTCTCGCCCGACGGCGAACACTTCGCGGACTTCCAGCGGGCGCTCGACACCGCTCGTGAGGAACAGGCCGCCGTCGCCTACCGCCACGAACGCGGCCGGACGATGGACGACCAGCTTGTCGCCGGCCTGCCGCTGGCGACGCTCAACACCGCGCGCCAGCACCACAACCGCGACGAGATGGCCGACTCGCCCTCGGGCGACATCGTCGCCTATGGCGATGTGACCCGCTCGATTGCGCTTGCCCACGCCCGCTCCGACGAGGCGACCTACCGGGAGCACCGGTTCGCAGACGAGCGGTTCCACGACTTCGTCACGCTGGGCGACACCGTCTACGGCTTCACCCGCGTCCTCGATTGTGACCCCGACGCCGGACCGGAGCGGGCCGGCGCGGTCACGTTTGAACACGTCGCGTTCAATCAAGAGCAGACCCCGGTCTACTCTGGCCGGCGAACCGCACTCATCCAGCGAGACACATGACACGACTCTGCCGCACCTTCCAGACCGCACCGGCCGCGATTCCGAATGACAACAGCGCGAAGTTCCTCGTCTCGGGGCTGACGAGCGAGGGGTTCCAGGCCCCGGACTGGCTCGTCCCCGACATTGAGGACGGCACCGCGCCGTCGATGAAAGACGAGGCCGTCGATAACATCATCGAGCACGTCCCGGACCACGCCGACGACTTCGCCGGGGACATCCTTCCGCGCGTGGAGTGGGCCTACGACGACGCCGACGCCCGCGAGCGCGGTATCGAGCAGGTGACCCGCCTCGCGGCTGAGGTCGGCGAGGAACTCGACGGCTTCGTCTTCCCGAAAACCGGTCGCCTCGACGACGTGCGTGACGCTGCGGGGGTCGTCGCCGACGCGGAGCGCGACGCCGGGCTTCCCGAGGGGACGCTGGAAATGGCAATCATTCTGGAGACAGCGCCGGGCCGCTCGGACCTGCGCGAGATTTGCCAGTACGCCACAGATACCCGGCTCTCCGGGCTCGTGTTCGGGCCGGTCGACTACACAGCGGAACTCGGCGGTCGCACACTCGACGGCGAGCGGCCCCGCTGGGACGGCCTGCTTGAAGCGCTGTCGAACGAGACGAGCGCGGCCGACATCGTCGCCATCGGCGGCCCCTTCGACCAGCTGTTTCACGAACGGGCCGGCGTGACCTACTACAACGCCGAGGGCTACGCCGACCAGGTCGAACACGAGGCGACCATCGGCATCGACGGGTCGTGGTCGCTACACCCCAAGCAGACCGAGCAGGCCAACCGCATCCACATGCCCACGACCGAGGAACTGGAGCGGGACCTCCACAAGATCGAGTCGTTCAACGAGGCCAAACGCGAAGGGACCGGCGCGGTCGTCGTCGACGGCCAGATGGTCGACGAGGCGACCTACAAGAACTTCGCGAACACGGTCAAGACAGTGCGCGCCATCGACGAGACCCACCCCGCCCAGACTGCGGAGTACTACGACGGCGACCTGCTGGCGCGGGCGACCGACGTGGACCTGATTTTCGGCTGAGACAGCGACCCTCTTTTCGGCTATTCGAAATACGCCGCCAGCCGCGCGGCCGCCTCGTCGACCCGGGGCGTCACGAGCGCGAACCGTATCCAGTCGCTCCGGGATTCGCCGAACGCCTCGCCGGGCATCCCGGCGACGCCGGCCTCGTCGATGAGTTCGTACACGTTCTCGAACGACCCGGGGAAGTCGGGGAACCGCGCCATCACGTAGAAGCCGCCGTCCGGGCGGTTGTACTCGGCCCCGGCCTCTGCCAGTGCGGTACAGAAGTCATCAACGCGCTCTTCGAGCCGCCGTCGGCAGGCGGCGTAGTAGTCCGGACTCGTCGTCTTCAGCGCCCGCAAAACGGCGTACTGGGCCGGTCGGCTTCCGGTGACGTTCGTGAGCATGTGCTGGGTCCGGGCGCGCTCTATGAGCGAGCCGGTGGGACCGTCCTCTGGTGGGAAGATAGCGTAGCCGACCCTGAACCCCGTTATTGCCATCGTCTTCGAAAAGGAGTTGGTGGCGACGACGTGGTCTGAGTCGGCGTGCAGCGCCGAACTGAACCGGCCCGCGTAGTCGAAGTGGTCGTACACTTCGTCACTGAG from Haloarcula rubripromontorii harbors:
- the citE gene encoding L-malyl-CoA/beta-methylmalyl-CoA lyase, whose product is MTRLCRTFQTAPAAIPNDNSAKFLVSGLTSEGFQAPDWLVPDIEDGTAPSMKDEAVDNIIEHVPDHADDFAGDILPRVEWAYDDADARERGIEQVTRLAAEVGEELDGFVFPKTGRLDDVRDAAGVVADAERDAGLPEGTLEMAIILETAPGRSDLREICQYATDTRLSGLVFGPVDYTAELGGRTLDGERPRWDGLLEALSNETSAADIVAIGGPFDQLFHERAGVTYYNAEGYADQVEHEATIGIDGSWSLHPKQTEQANRIHMPTTEELERDLHKIESFNEAKREGTGAVVVDGQMVDEATYKNFANTVKTVRAIDETHPAQTAEYYDGDLLARATDVDLIFG
- a CDS encoding pyridoxal phosphate-dependent aminotransferase; translated protein: MDYTEPQFFRVMQYAARADRDVVDMVSGNPDWDPPEGLRDGLRDYAEAPADDYQYPPSVGLTPLRDEIAARRGVDRTRVLVTNGAGEANHLAMTGGLHHFDGNEILLTDPVYPYYAGRANFIGADISFVPVDEANRLDPADVRAAASDETAVIVVNSPNNPTGAVYDADAMAEFAAIAEEYDALLLSDEVYDHFDYAGRFSSALHADSDHVVATNSFSKTMAITGFRVGYAIFPPEDGPTGSLIERARTQHMLTNVTGSRPAQYAVLRALKTTSPDYYAACRRRLEERVDDFCTALAEAGAEYNRPDGGFYVMARFPDFPGSFENVYELIDEAGVAGMPGEAFGESRSDWIRFALVTPRVDEAAARLAAYFE
- the mch gene encoding 2-methylfumaryl-CoA hydratase; amino-acid sequence: MTDWTDPDAVDLSDGETFDALLDRAETREKGHFFEFFAEGDELVHDPGLRLSQHGSEQWMGQTLNHDPAYWRADAARERDYEDVPVHPDYLLACVMGITVEDLSEKGGYFLGRDDVQFHRPATPGTLLAVTSTVVDTRTSSSRPKYGIVTWETEGRDRETGETLVTYRRTNMIPRREPAATDGGAVGEQDAGGPTLPDTLLSPDGEHFADFQRALDTAREEQAAVAYRHERGRTMDDQLVAGLPLATLNTARQHHNRDEMADSPSGDIVAYGDVTRSIALAHARSDEATYREHRFADERFHDFVTLGDTVYGFTRVLDCDPDAGPERAGAVTFEHVAFNQEQTPVYSGRRTALIQRDT